Sequence from the Natronomonas marina genome:
AATCCACAAGCGGTTATGGCGAAGCAACGGGCGTTGCTGACGACGACGGAACGTGAACAATTAGCCGGCGAGCATGGGGATCAGCGCCGATATGAGGCCACATCCCGCGTCCGCCGACGGATTAAGGATGAGCTTACGACGGATATTGAGCTTCTTGAAAAACATCACCCTGGCTTGCTCAACGAACTCCGTGACGTTGTTTGTGAGTCGAGAGGCGATAGGGACTCAACAGACGATGTTTGAATATCAGTTCGAAGACATCCCGCGTCCTTGGAGGCTGAAGGAATACAACAAACACGGATACGCTACGGTAGCTAATCCCCTTGACAACGCGTATATTAAAGTTGACTTTCGGGACGGGTTTCGCGTGCAGCTTTACCAACAAGATGAAGATACAGGTGAGTGGGAATTACTACGCGATGAACACCCGGAGGAAAATAGCGAGGCCGAAGATATTATGCGGGAAATGATGAATAAAGACTGTTGGGCCGGGGTTAACGAACAGCTTGCAGAGTTGATTAGGAACATCGACGACTCCGACCAATAACCTCCGTTCCTGAACAGGCTGCCCGTAACGCTATAGTTTTAAGACACCTGATGGGTGTCCATGACGGTGGGTTGCTACGTCCGGGTATCGACGGCCGATCAGAACCTTGACCGGCAGCTAGAAGCGACGAGCGAATACGCAACCGACGAACTCGGCACGGGCTTGGCGAACGTCGAAACTTACCGTGATAAGTCGACGGGGACGGACACGGACCGGAGCGGCTACCGGCAGTTAATGAACGACGTGGAGGCCGGCGAGATCGGGACCGTTGTCGTTCACGATACGACTCGACTTACTCGGTCCCTGCAAGACCTAGATCGAACGGTAGAGCGGATTACCGAGGCCGGTGGGGAACTTCATTTCGTCCGTGATAACCTACCGCCGTTCTCGGGTGACGATGACCCGATGGCTCGGCTCATGTTGCAGATGCTCGGGGCGTTTGCGGAGTGGGAAGCTCGGGTCAAACAGAGGAACACCCGTGAGGGGATCGCGGCTCGACGTGCCGACGACGACGAGTATCACCACGGCCCCGCACCCCTTGGTTTCGAGAAGGACGACGGTCATTTGATTGAGGGCGACGACTATCACCAGGTGGTCGCGGTACTCGACATGGTACAGAAAGGGGAGCTGTCGAAGCGAAAAGCGGCAGCCCGTTTAGACTGTGGACGGGCGACTGTTTCCCGGGCGCTTGACCGAGCGGAGCTGTACGGAATATAGTGCGTTAGAAGGTCAGAAGATTACCAATATACAGAGACAACCCAATGATGCAAAGAGTGAGGATATACCGTACCAAAATATGTTGTTAGCTTTGGAAATGCGTTTAGCGTTGTCATCGCCCCATGCAAGATACGCAATAGCCATTTCTTTTTGATAATCGCTTGTGCTAATCTCGCCTCTAATCGCGTCGTATGCGTTACGACTACTTGGACCGATATGTTCGGGTTGAGATATTTTATACGAATATGCAAAGAAGAACAAACTGAGTAGTAGCGGAAGTAGCGGAACCAATACCTCTCGACCGGTTTCAAAAAATCCAAACTGGGTATTTCCAAATTGGAACAGACCTACATAAACAGACCCAAAAAGCAATACAATCTTTATCATATCGACCGATTTGTGAAGCAATTCCCTGTTCCAATCAAGCCCACGCTCAAAACTTCGTATTGCTTCTTGATTCAATTCCTCCCAAAATTCCGATTCAGGTATCTCTGACTTTTTTGTTGCTCTAAGTAATTCCTCAATTCCAACTGACCCCTCCTGGTCTTCCATGACAGCTGTTACTCTGCGTGAATTTGTAAAATCTGGTACGTCAGACCTTGATGCAATTGCAGTCTGGTGAACCCGTTCTACTGGGTAAGTGAAGCCCGCTATTGACTCCTTTAAGTCTATTTGCGGCTATCCGACTGAAACCACGTTCGCGGCAAACGAGTCCCGTCAGTAGGGACGTATGCGAAGTTTCTGACCCTTAGAATCGACTCTGACGGTTGGGGAGAGGTAGCTACAGGCCGTCGAGATAGTCCCGCCTGGCGTCCATCTTCTCCCGGTCCGTCATTTGGTTGTAGTGCTTTTCCAGCACGTCTGGCGATACGTCGCATCGGTCGCTAATCACGGCCTTCGGGACTTCCTCGCGAGAAAGATAGGTCAGGTACCCACGTCGAACGTCATGGGCCGACACCGACGACGGGCATTTGCTGGCTATGTCGCTATCGTTCGCGGCGGGGCATTCGTCCGGGTCTTTGTCGTGTGGACACCCGCCGTCGTAGATGCAAGGACGAGTGAGCCGGTAGATCGTTCGCTGCATAGTTGTATTCGACGGCCGT
This genomic interval carries:
- a CDS encoding recombinase family protein — translated: MTVGCYVRVSTADQNLDRQLEATSEYATDELGTGLANVETYRDKSTGTDTDRSGYRQLMNDVEAGEIGTVVVHDTTRLTRSLQDLDRTVERITEAGGELHFVRDNLPPFSGDDDPMARLMLQMLGAFAEWEARVKQRNTREGIAARRADDDEYHHGPAPLGFEKDDGHLIEGDDYHQVVAVLDMVQKGELSKRKAAARLDCGRATVSRALDRAELYGI